Genomic DNA from Sphingobium sp. V4:
TGGCGAGCAGGACGCCCGCGCCGCAGCCCAGGATGATCCAGGGTGCCCAGGCCTTGAGCACCTCGAACTCCACCGCGCCGCGCTTGGCGTGGGACATGAGGGACCGGATAGAGGTAACGATGATGGTCGCCGCCGACGTGCCGATCGCGACATGGGCGATAGCGTCCTTGGTGCCACCCAGCAGCGGCAGGACGACCAGCAAGGCCGGGACGACGACGAAGCCGCCACCGATCCCGAATATCCCCGCGGCAAAACCAGCAAGCAGGCCGGCGCCGAGCATGGCGACGAGCGGAACCAGCCAGGTCATGATGTCACCGTGCATCACCGCGCCCCTTCCTGCCCGTTGCAGCCAGCAGGCATGTTGCTGCTTTCACCTCGGCGGATCAAGGCGGCGAATGTGGGGTAATCGACCATGACGTTAGACCATGCCTCTCTTCGGCGAAACCAAGCTGCATGGGGGCATGTGCTCATGTCCCCCTGACCGGCTAGACGAACGGAGGGGCGGAACCCGCACCTTGCTTCTCCCAAACTCTTGCGACCTTGGGAAACAGCGCGCGCCAGTGCGGCGGCGATAAGGCAAAAAAATGGCGCCAGCCCCAAGGGAGGGCTGGCGCCGCTTGTGTCCGGCGCTTGTCAAAGCGCCATTAAATGCGAACGGCGGCGGATCAGGCGACCGCTTCTTCCGCAGGCGTGTAGGCCAGGCCCAGATCCTCCGCGACCGCCTGATAGGTGACCTTGCCGTCCCAGACGTTGAGGCCCGCGCGCAGGTGCGGATCGCGGCGCAGCGCTTCCTTCCAGCCCAGGTCGGCGATGCGCAGTGCGTGCGGCAGCGTGACATTGTTGAGCGCATAGGTGCTGGTGCGCGCCACGGCGCCGGGCATGTTGGCGACGCAATAATGGACTACGCCGTCGACGACATAGGTCGGTTCGGCATGGGTGGTGGCATGGCTGGTCTCAAAGCAACCGCCCTGGTCGATCGCGACGTCGACCAGCACGGCGCCCTTCTTCATGGTCTTGAGCATTTCGGCGCTGACCAGCTTGGGCGCAGCGGCGCCCGGGATGAGCACCGCGCCGATCACCAGATCCGCCTCGGCCACGCATTCGGCCAGGTTGGCGCGGTTGGAGAAGCGGGTCTTGGCCCGCGCCTCGAAATACATGCCAAGCTTTTCCAGCACTTCGGGGCTACGATCGAGGATGGTGACGTCAGCGCCCAGGCCCGCGGCCATCTGCGCCGCGTTGAAGCCGACGACGCCGCCGCCGATCACCACGACCTTCGCCGGCAGCACGCCCGGCACGCCGCCCAGCAGGACGCCGCGGCCGCCATGCGCCTTTTCCAGCGCCGTCGCGCCCGCCTGGATCGCCATGCGTCCGGCGACCTGGCTCATGGGCTTGAGCAGCGGCAAACCGCCCGAGGCGTCGGTCACGGTTTCGTAGGCGATGCAGGTGGCACCCGACGCGATCAGGTCGCGGGTCTGTTCCGGGTCGGGGGCGAGGTGGAGATAGGTGTAGAGGATCTGGCCAGGGCGCAGCATCGCGCGTTCGACGGCCTGCGGCTCCTTGACCTTCACGATCATCTCGGCCGTGGCGAAGATTTCAGCGGCGGTGGCGACGATCTGCGCGCCCGCCTTCTCATAGAGCGCATCGCTGGCGCCGATGCCTTCGCCCGCGCCGGTTTCCACCAGCACGCGATGGCCGCTCGCGGTCAGTTCATGCACGCTCTCGGGCGTCAGGCCGACGCGATATTCGTGATTCTTGATCTCTTTGACGGTGCCGACGATCATCATGACTCTCCGGAAAAACAGGTGGCGCGCCGCTGCGCGTCCTCATGACCGCAGAATAGCGCAGATGGATCAGCGAATGTTCCCTGATTTTCCCGGTTTGCCTGATTGACGCGGGATGTTATCCTGATCTCGAAGCAATTTTCAGGATTTCATTGCATGGATCGGTTCGATGTCGCGTTGCTGGAAGCGTTGCAGTCCGACTCGCGCCGATCGATGGCGGACCTCGGGGAGCGCATCGGCCTCTCCGCCTCCGCCTGTCACCGGCGGATCAAGGCGCTGGAGGATACCGGGCTGATCGCGGGCTATGCGGCGCGGCTCGACCCCGAAGCGCTGGGACTGACACTCCACGCCTTCGTCGAAATGTCGCTCACCAGCCAGAGCCGCGAAACGATGGATCGGTTCGAGGCGGCAGTGGCGGACTTCCCCGAAATATTGGAATGCCATCTGATGGCCGGACAGGCCGACTATCTGCTGCGGGTGGCGGCCGCCGACCTCAAGGGATTCGACGCCATCCATCGCGACTGCCTTGCCCGCCTGCCCGGCGTGTCAGCGATCCGCACCAGCTTCGCCATCCGCCGCATCCGCGACTGGCAGGGCTATCGCCTGCGCGGCCTCAAGGCGCTGCCCTGACCGGAACCGGCGCGTTGCACAGGTCGACGCCCCCCGCGGGCCGGTCGTAGAAATCATCCTTCCGGTTGGCCCGCAGGCGCAGATAATCAGCAAAGCTGGGCGATGCGACGTCCATCATCTGGAAGCGCGGCCGCTCCGCCTCCGGCAATTCGCTGGCAAGGCGGACCGACTGGATCGGCACCTTATGCTCCTGTGCCGTGTAGAAGCCGATCTCGCCGGTGCCGCGCGGCAGGCTGGACAGGAGCGCCATGCCGTCGATCACCCGGCCGACCACCGCGATATTGCGGTCGAGCTGGCGTGGCGCC
This window encodes:
- the ald gene encoding alanine dehydrogenase, with the translated sequence MIVGTVKEIKNHEYRVGLTPESVHELTASGHRVLVETGAGEGIGASDALYEKAGAQIVATAAEIFATAEMIVKVKEPQAVERAMLRPGQILYTYLHLAPDPEQTRDLIASGATCIAYETVTDASGGLPLLKPMSQVAGRMAIQAGATALEKAHGGRGVLLGGVPGVLPAKVVVIGGGVVGFNAAQMAAGLGADVTILDRSPEVLEKLGMYFEARAKTRFSNRANLAECVAEADLVIGAVLIPGAAAPKLVSAEMLKTMKKGAVLVDVAIDQGGCFETSHATTHAEPTYVVDGVVHYCVANMPGAVARTSTYALNNVTLPHALRIADLGWKEALRRDPHLRAGLNVWDGKVTYQAVAEDLGLAYTPAEEAVA
- a CDS encoding Lrp/AsnC family transcriptional regulator is translated as MDRFDVALLEALQSDSRRSMADLGERIGLSASACHRRIKALEDTGLIAGYAARLDPEALGLTLHAFVEMSLTSQSRETMDRFEAAVADFPEILECHLMAGQADYLLRVAAADLKGFDAIHRDCLARLPGVSAIRTSFAIRRIRDWQGYRLRGLKALP